The Coffea arabica cultivar ET-39 chromosome 4e, Coffea Arabica ET-39 HiFi, whole genome shotgun sequence genome includes a window with the following:
- the LOC113739814 gene encoding transcription factor GTE10 has product MAPTVPIEYSGQRELNLISTKGGIGKMMGKSRKVSKGFSSGFVPDYRHAVETMAESEGFGSSGRVDTEMTASEDSCAPKRKCVNLNDREGCDRFSVPIHVLPLSKMSRSQRKDMELRLRNELEQVRILQRRITAMSSLSLNAVVHSPASDIHSCTDGQRRPPVESFRRPVKEVPTPPGKKKGPPGRNGPRTKGAGAKRSEPAKQTLPSDPSNLMLMKQCEALLNRLMGHEFSWVFNKPVDVVELNIPDYVNVIKHPMDFGTIKAKLLSGQYSDPLGFASDVRLTLTNAMTYNPPGNDVHFMAKTLGKFFEMRWKSIEKKIPAAVEEILPPNSGAMIERGTAIAMPPSKKAKSTPVENIKKPENKVKQENIKRVMSDVEKQKLSADLEPLLTDLPDHIVDFLKESSFNASQASEDEIEIDLDALGDDTLFTLRKLLDEYLMDKQKNQGKDPQAVEVHNESGFSNSFLQPQKGDEPADEDIDIGGNDPPSSSFPPLEIEKETIHRNSKCSGSSSSSSDSDSDTGSSSSGESDAAKDLAVLEPSKDNLGHGENLEQKTGDPETAETISGLARQNPESILDPVESGCHQEAESAPQERQVSPEKQYRAALLRSRFADTIIKAQEKALEKGEKLDPEKLRREREDLERRRKEEKARLQAEAKAAEDARRKAEEEAAAEVRRKRELEREAARQALQQMEKTVDINENSQFMEDLEMFRSAPDEQLVNFIEETSPEHSQTGLGSFKFQGSSNPLEQLGLYMKKDDEEEEETDVHSVPDASDDPEEGEID; this is encoded by the exons ATGGCACCTACTGTTCCCATAGAGTACAGTGGACAGAGggaattgaacttgatttcGACAAAGGGTGGAATAGGCAAAATGATGGGGAAGTCCCGGAAAGTTTCAAAAGGATTTTCATCCGGTTTTGTGCCAGATTATCGCCATGCGGTCGAGACCATGGCTGAATCGGAAGGGTTTGGAAGTTCAGGGAGAGTGGATACAGAAATGACTGCATCTGAGGATTCATGTGCTCCGAAGAGGAAGTGCGTGAATTTGAATGACCGAGAAGGTTGTGATAGATTCAGTGTGCCTATTCACGTTTTGCCACTGTCTAAGATGTCTCGCTCACAGAGGAAAGATATGGAGCTGAGGTTGAGAAATGAACTTGAGCAAGTCAGGATTTTGCAGAGAAGAATTACGGCTATGAGCTCGTTAAGTTTGAATGCAGTTGTCCATTCACCTGCTAGTGATATACACAGTTGCACTGATGGCCAGAGGAGACCTCCTGTGGAGAGTTTTCGGAGGCCTGTGAAGGAAGTGCCTACTCCACCTGGAAAGAAAAAAGGTCCTCCTGGAAGAAATGGGCCCCGTACCAAAGGAGCAGGTGCTAAACGCAGTGAGCCTGCAAAGCAGACTTTGCCTTCTGATCCAAGCAACTTAATGTTGATGAAACAGTGTGAGGCGCTTCTAAATCGATTGATGGGGCATGAATTCAGTTGGGTATTCAATAAACCAGTTGACGTTGTGGAGTTAAATATTCCTGATTATGTCAATGTTATCAAGCATCCGATGGATTTTGGGACAATAAAGGCCAAGTTGCTATCTGGTCAGTATTCAGATCCATTGGGTTTTGCTTCTGATGTGAGACTTACTTTGACAAATGCAATGACTTACAATCCACCAGGAAATGATGTCCATTTCATGGCTAAGACACTCGGTAAATTCTTTGAAATGAGATGGAAGTCTATTGAGAAGAAGATTCCTGCAGCGGTTGAAGAAATTTTGCCTCCAAATTCTGGTGCTATGATAGAAAGGGGGACTGCTATTGCGATGCCTCCTTCTAAGAAGGCAAAAAGTACTCCTGTAGAGAACATAAAGAAGCCAGAAAACAAAGTTAAGCAAGAAAATATCAAGAGGGTTATGAGTGATGTTGAGAAGCAGAAGCTTAGTGCAGATCTGGAGCCCTTATTAACAGATTTACCGGATCATATAGTTGACTTCTTGAAGGAGAGTAGTTTCAATGCAAGTCAAGCGAGTGAGGACGAGATTGAGATTGATTTGGATGCCCTAGGCGATGATACCTTGTTCACGTTACGGAAGCTTTTAGATGAGTATTTAATGGATAAACAGAAAAACCAGGGAAAAGATCCACAGGCTGTAGAG GTTCACAATGAGTCAGGCTTTAGCAATTCGTTTCTTCAACCTCAAAAAG GAGATGAGCCAGCTGATGAAGACATAGATATTGGCGGTAATGATCCGCCCTCATCTAGCTTCCCTCCTTTAGAGATTGAGAAGGAAACTATCCATAGGAACAGCAAATGCAGTGGTTCGAGTAGCTCCAGTAGTGATTCAG ATTCAGACACTGGAAGTTCTTCTAGTGGTGAGTCGGATGCTGCGAAAGATCTTGCTGTTCTGGAACCCTCCAAG GACAACTTAGGTCATGGGGAAAATTTAGAGCAAAAGACAGGTGATCCAGAAACTGCAG AAACTATAAGTGGGCTTGCCAGGCAGAATCCAGAGTCAATTTTGGATCCTGTTGAGTCTGGATGCCATCAAGAGG CTGAGAGTGCTCCACAAGAGAGGCAGGTCTCGCCTGAAAAGCAATATCGTGCAGCTTTATTAAGAAGCCGTTTTGCAGATACTATTATAAAGGCTCAAGAGAAGGCTCTTGAGAAG GGTGAAAAGTTGGATCCTGAGAAATTACGGAGGGAAAGAGAGGATCTTGAAAGACGGAGGAAAGAAG AAAAAGCTCGTCTGCAAGCAGAAGCTAAAGCTGCAGAAGATGCAAGAAGAAAAGCAGAAGAAGAAGCAGCTGCAGAAGTGAGACGGAAAAGAGAACTTGAAAGGGAAGCAGCCCGTCAAGCTTTGCAGCAG ATGGAAAAGACAGTTGACATCAATGAGAACAGTCAGTTTATGGAAGATCTGGAGATGTTCAGATCTGCTCCAGATGAACAATTAGTGAATTTCATAGAGGAGACTAGTCCAGAACACTCCCAAACTGGTCTTGGTAgtttcaaatttcagggaaGCAGTAATCCATTGGAGCAACTTGGTTTATACATGAAGAaggatgatgaagaagaagaagaaactgaTGTCCATAGCGTTCCAGATGCATCAGATGATCCAGAGGAAGGAGAGATTGATTAA
- the LOC140005441 gene encoding uncharacterized protein — MESNEPFGGKVVVFGGDYRQTLPVIQGATRDQLVGSSLVSSALWSKMLRLRLTENMRALSDPSFSQFLLRVGEGLELMDEDNQICLPSNIVVPFVNAETSLNRLLHCVFPDLNACWNDPYKLINRCILTPKNASVDDLNGVLINRFPGHLHVYTSSDRTLDQRHQSDYEDFLNSQNPKGLPPHKLLLKENCPLILLRNLNPLEGLCNGTRLICRQLLRHTICAEIAFGQHRGKTIFIPKIPLQTSDTEKNGIPFIRTQFPVRLCFAMTINKAQGQTLDYVGIYLREPVFSHGQLYVALSRAKSAAAVKVLILPGTFDDVKLDCKTRNVVFTEILELSG, encoded by the exons ATGGAATCCAATGAGCCTTTCGGAGGTAAAGTCGTTGTATTTGGTGGTGATTATCGACAAACTTTGCCTGTTATTCAAGGAGCCACCAGAGACCAGTTAGTTGGCTCCAGTCTTGTTAGTTCGGCACTATGGTCTAAAATGCTACGGTTGAGATTGACGGAAAACATGCGCGCTCTCTCGGACCCTTCTTTCTCTCAATTCTTATTGAGAGTTGGTGAAGGATTGGAGCTTATGGATGAGGACAACCAGATATGTCTTCCAAGCAATATCGTGGTTCCATTTGTTAACGCAGAAACGTCTCTCAACAG GTTGCTACACtgtgtttttccagatttgaacgcCTGCTGGAATGATCCTTACAAATTGATCAATAGATGTATTTTGACCCCCAAAAATGCTTCTGTTGACGATCTCAATGGGGTGCTGATCAACAGATTCCCTGGACACCTTCATGTTTACACTAGCTCAGATAGGACTTTGGATCAGCGACATCAGAGTGATTACGAAGATTTTTTAAATTCTCAGAATCCAAAGGGCTTGCCTCCACATAAGCTTCTGCTAAAGGAGAACTGTCCGCTGATTCTACTCAGAAATTTAAATCCGCTTGAAGGGCTGTGTAATGGTACGAGACTTATTTGTCGGCAGCTGCTACGACACACTATTTGCGCCGAAATTGCCTTTGGTCAGCACAGAGGAAAAACAATTTTCATACCAAAGATCCCATTGCAGACATCAGATACTGAAAAAAATGGTATCCCTTTCATAAGAACACAGTTTCCAGTTCGTCTGTGTTTTGCAATGACCATCAACAAAGCTCAGGGTCAAACCTTAGACTATGTTGGTATCTACTTACGAGAACCAGTCTTTTCGCATGGCCAGTTATACGTTGCCCTGTCAAGAGCCAAGTCTGCTGCTGCAGTGAAAGTTCTAATACTGCCTGGAACTTTTGATGACGTGAAACTGGATTGCAAGACAAGAAATGTTGTCTTTACTGAAATTTTAGAATTGTCTGGCTGA
- the LOC140005442 gene encoding uncharacterized protein: MLLAAERGKRQKSNVTAREYYCYKLQMRPNDDSMLLHALRLLQQYSVDVYVKIETSRLAFHRKKQNEIRTEALKGIMDSVSAGETSGSRVGRRILLPASFIGGPRDMRRRYLDAMSLVQRYGKPDIFLTMTCNPMWREIQDNLMYKEKAHDRPDLLSRVFRAKFELLKAEILNKKIFGDVAACVYVIEFQKRGYPHAHMLLILKHRFKPLNPEAYDRIVCAELPDSTKFPHLHSLVVKHMIHGPCGKMNAHNPCMRDGLCRNHYPKEFCQQTSHAEDCYPSYRRRNDGKRVKVRRYDLDNRWVVPYNPYLLALFDCHMNVEICSTIKLVKYLYKYIFKGHDLVNFHIIAQNTSDDVDEIREFQQGRWVSPPEALWRIYGFRLNEMTPAVYTLQVHLPDEQYVSFDRNADLLNLLSQIDLSKTMLTEFFEMNKTNKKAQDLKCLYRDFPQYFVWAPAKRAWSERSRRKVIGRLVTVSPSEGDRYYLRLLLSHVRCPTSFDDLLAVDGQTMSSFREAALKLGLLNSDSYIEDTLEEAAGFQMPSSLRFLFATLLLCCSPANPRFLWEKFEAEMSRDFLRSHPSHEYCSDEIRRKVLLDINKTLEQMGRHITDYHLHSDCFSLKCQDRVTKEVDNERNIEVTPEDLLISSKLNAEQRYAYDLILQSVYSSEGKAYFVDGPGGTGKTFLYRSLLATLRSQGYIAIAVATSGVAASILPGGRTAHSRFKIPLDCSRHRTCQLSKQSSTGKLIAECKLVLWDEASMA, from the coding sequence ATGCTTTTAGCTGCTGAACGTGGCAAGCGGCAGAAAAGCAATGTCACTGCAAGGGAATACTACTGCTATAAACTACAGATGCGGCCGAATGATGATAGCATGCTGTTGCATGCACTGAGACTGCTGCAACAGTACTCTGTTGATGTCTATGTCAAGATAGAAACATCAAGACTTGCTTTCCAcagaaagaaacaaaatgaaatccGAACAGAGGCATTAAAAGGTATAATGGATAGTGTTTCAGCTGGTGAAACATCAGGTTCCAGAGTTGGCCGGAGAATTCTTTTGCCTGCCTCTTTTATTGGTGGTCCACGAGATATGAGACGTCGGTACCTCGATGCAATGTCTTTGGTACAGAGATATGGTAAGCCTGACATCTTTTTAACCATGACATGCAATCCAATGTGGAGAGAAATTCAGGACAATCTGATGTATAAAGAAAAGGCGCATGATCGACCCGATTTACTTTCCCGAGTATTCAGAGCAAAGTTTGAGTTGCTAAAAGCTgaaatcttgaacaaaaaaatttttggggACGTTGCGGCTTGTGTTTATGTCATCGAATTTCAAAAACGGGGTTATCCACATGCTCATATGCTGCTGATTTTAAAGCACAGATTTAAGCCACTCAATCCTGAGGCTTATGATAGGATCGTATGTGCTGAATTGCCAGACTCCACTAAATTTCCTCACTTGCATTCCCTTGTGGTCAAACATATGATCCACGGCCCTTGTGGAAAAATGAATGCTCACAACCCTTGTATGAGAGATGGTCTGTGCAGAAATCATTATCCGAAAGAATTCTGCCAACAAACGTCGCATGCTGAAGATTGTTATCCTTCTTATCGTCGACGAAATGATGGCAAAAGGGTTAAAGTGAGGCGTTATGATTTGGATAATAGATGGGTTGTACCCTATAATCCATATCTTCTTGCTTTATTTGACTGTCACATGAATGTCGAGATCTGCTCTACAATCAAATTAGTTAAGTATCTCTACAAATATATATTCAAAGGGCATGATCTTGTTAACTTTCACATTATAGCTCAGAATACCTCTGATGATGTTGATGAGATTCGAGAATTCCAGCAGGGTAGATGGGTTTCACCTCCAGAGGCTTTGTGGCGTATCTATGGCTTCCGCTTAAATGAAATGACTCCTGCTGTTTACACTCTTCAGGTGCACCTTCCTGATGAGCAGTACGTCTCTTTTGATAGAAATGCTGATCTTTTAAACCTTTTGAGCCAAATAGATTTGTCAAAGACTATGTTAACAGAATTTTTTGAAATGAACAAGACTAATAAAAAGGCTCAGGACTTAAAGTGCCTATATCGAGATTTTCCTCAGTATTTTGTCTGGGCGCCAGCAAAGAGAGCATGGTCCGAGAGGAGCAGAAGAAAAGTTATTGGCAGATTGGTTACCGTTAGCCCGAGTGAAGGTGATAGATATTATCTACGATTGCTGTTATCACATGTTCGTTGTCCTACGTCTTTTGATGATTTATTAGCTGTTGATGGCCAAACGATGAGCTCATTTAGAGAGGCGGCGTTAAAGCTTGGGTTGTTAAATTCTGATTCGTACATAGAGGATACACTTGAAGAAGCCGCTGGCTTTCAAATGCCTTCGTCCCTCAGGTTTCTCTTTGCCACTCTTTTGTTGTGTTGTTCTCCAGCCAATCCACGCTTTCTTTGGGAAAAATTTGAAGCTGAGATGTCCAGAGATTTTCTGCGATCTCATCCCTCTCATGAATATTGTTCTGATGAAATCAGAAGAAAAGTATTGCTGGATATTAATAAGACTCTTGAGCAGATGGGCCGACACATTACTGATTATCATTTACATTCAGATTGTTTTAGCCTTAAATGTCAAGACCGCGTAACCAAAGAGGTTGACAATGAAAGGAATATCGAAGTTACGCCAGAAGATTTACTTATATCTTCGAAGTTGAATGCAGAGCAGAGGTATGCATATGATTTGATCCTCCAGTCAGTTTACTCTTCAGAGGGGAAGGCATACTTTGTCGATGGCCCCGGAGGGACCGGTAAAACATTCTTGTATCGTTCTCTCCTCGCTACCTTGAGATCACAGGGATATATTGCAATTGCTGTTGCAACTTCCGGTGTTGCAGCTTCCATTCTACCTGGTGGGAGAACGGCACATTCCAGGTTCAAAATTCCACTGGACTGTTCAAGACACAGGACTTGCCAGCTAAGTAAGCAGTCGAGCACTGGCAAGCTAATTGCTGAATGTAAACTGGTTCTTTGGGACGAAGCTTCAATGGCATGA